One segment of Lytechinus pictus isolate F3 Inbred chromosome 13, Lp3.0, whole genome shotgun sequence DNA contains the following:
- the LOC129275067 gene encoding autophagy-related protein 9A-like has translation MAALQTEYRRLETVEDDAPEDRDVMLHVVHDSGKARWNHIENLDEFFTRVYHYHQRNGYLCMMLAQLLELVQFLFIIFFSLFLLQCVDYSVLFQDDKISGAKVTIPDAIIPLEQCAKNPSSVIVICLIIAGIFWLHRLLRVLYNAFHFWEIRSFYTKALKISSKDLVNLTWHDVLKRVQQVQREQRMCIHKAELTELDIYHRILRFKNYMVAMVNKSLLPLHHHPPFLGDVVFLTNGLKYNLEMILFWGPWAPFRNYWHLKDEYKRSSKREELARQLSKHILWIGLANLVLSPFIFLWQILYSFFSYAELIKRDPSTLGARKWSQYGRLYLRHFNELDHEFQARLNRGYKPAKKYLDAFTSNVLAIICQNIAFFAGSILAVLIILTVIDEDVLTVEHVLTTVTLLGVAVTICRTFIPDENLIWCPETLIQSILAQIHYIPDSWKGQAHTYKVRDEFSQLFQYKAVYFLEELLSPIVTPYVLIFKLRSRAVDIVDFYRNFTVDVIGVGDVCSFAQMDIRTHGNPKWMTGGNTDANQYNQAEDGKTELSLMHFTVTNPKWTPPQSSKFFISALKTQAQRDIKTCNRLEAENNALMTSMRSITSLEGQNSILGSLAVQHSNPPSLGAIPTPHFQPPAPLSSPITSPISEGATSPRPNQLVMGGITSSEGPLDSEGSGLLTSLQSPDGAFLTSIQGPGLMQQSLIPTANPVVTGPSPANGTTADMNFSALYMHQLHDRSVILPGSTSFEMQPPQQPMNQSTPWQMEPPADSIESDDDDQPPQHMPLATEGQLINTDDINV, from the exons ATGGCTGCCCTTCAAACAGAGTATAGACGGTTGGAGACTGTCGAGGACGACGCGCCGGAGGATAGGGACGTCATGCTCCATGTTGTTCATGATTCTGGAAAAG CACGCTGGAATCACATTGAGAATCTAGATGAATTCTTCACAAGA GTCTACCACTATCATCAGAGGAATGGATACCTTTGTATGATGCTCGCCCAACTCCTGGAACTCGT GCAATTTCTGTTCATCatctttttctccctcttcttGCTACAATGTGTGGACTACTCTGTACTTTTTCAAGATGACAAAATCTCAGGGGCAAAGGTCACCATTCCAGATGCTATCATACCACTAGAACAGTGTGCCAAGAA tcCTTCTAGCGTGATTGTGATCTGTCTGATCATCGCCGGTATCTTTTGGCTCCATCGTCTTCTAAGGGTCCTCTATAACGCATTCCACTTCTGGGAGATCAGATCATTCTACACAAAAGCACTCAAAATCTCATCG AAAGACCTTGTGAATCTGACATGGCATGATGTCCTCAAGAGGGTTCAGCAGGTCCAAAGGGAACAGAGGATGTGTATACACAAGGCAGAGCTGACAGAGCTGG ATATATATCACAGGATACTGCGGTTTAAGAATTATATGGTTGCCATGGTGAATAAGTCTTTACTGCCCTTACATCATCATCCACCTTTCTTAGGAGATGT AGTTTTTCTCACTAATGGATTGAAATACAACTTAGAGATGATCCTATTTT GGGGTCCTTGGGCCCCGTTCAGGAACTATTGGCACTTGAAAGATGAGTACAAACGATCATCAAAGAGAGAGGAACTAGCAAGACA GTTATCAAAGCACATCTTGTGGATAGGTCTGGCAAACCTGGTCCTGAGTCCCTTCATCTTCCTATGGCAGATCCTCTACTCGTTCTTCAGCTATGCAGAACTCATCAAGAGAGATCCTTCAACTCTAGGAGCAAGGAAAtg GTCGCAGTATGGACGGCTGTACCTACGGCACTTCAACGAACTAGATCATGAATTCCAAGCGAg ACTGAACCGAGGCTATAAACCAGCTAAGAAGTACCTGGATGCATTCACATCCAATGTGCTTGCTATCATCTGCCA GAACATAGCCTTCTTTGCTGGATCTATCCTAGCAgtcctcatcatcctcaccgTCATTGACGAGGACGTCTTGACAGTAGAACATGTACTCACTACCGTCACATTACTAG GAGTTGCTGTTACAATATGCAGAACGTTTATACCAGATGAG AACCTGATCTGGTGCCCAGAGACATTGATCCAGAGTATACTAGCCCAGATCCACTACATCCCTGACTCGTGGAAAGGCCAGGCCCACACTTACAAGGTCCGGGACGAGTTCTCCCAGCTCTTCCAGTACAAAGCG GTCTACTTTCTTGAGGAGCTCCTGAGTCCTATTGTCACTCCATACGTCCTTATCTTCAAGCTCCGATCGCGAGCTGTGGACATCGTTGACTTCTATCGCAACTTCACCGTGGATGTCATCGGTGTCGGGGATGTCTGCTCCTTCGCTCAGATGGACATCAGGACCCATGGAAACCCCAAG tggatGACTGGTGGAAACACCGATGCCAACCAATACAACCAAGCTGAAGATGGCAAAACAGAACTATCACTCATGCATTTCACT GTAACCAACCCTAAATGGACGCCACCCCAGAGCAGCAAGTTCTTTATTAGTGCACTAAAGACACAAG CTCAGCGTGATATCAAAACATGTAACAGACTTGAGGCTGAAAACAACGCTCTGATGACATCGATGAGATCAATTACATCCCTTGAAGGG CAAAACAGTATTCTAGGTAGTCTAGCTGTCCAGCACAGTAACCCGCCTTCCCTTGGTGCCATCCCCACCCCCCACTTCCAGCCCCCTGCCCCCCTCTCATCCCCTATCACATCCCCCATCTCGGAAGGAGCAACAAGCCCCCGCCCCAACCAGCTTGTGATGGGCGGGATCACCAGTTCGGAAGGCCCTCTGGATTCTGAGGGGTCGGGTCTTCTTACGAG TTTGCAGAGTCCCGATGGTGCTTTCCTGACCAGCATACAAGGTCCCGGTCTAATGCAGCAGTCTCTCATACCAACGGCCAATCCAGTGGTAACGGGACCCTCCCCTGCCAACGGCACGACGGCCGACATGAACTTTAGCGCCCTCTACATGCACCAG CTCCACGACAGGAGCGTCATCTTGCCTGGCTCCACTTCCTTTGAGATGCAGCCCCCTCAGCAGCCAATGAACCAAT